The following proteins come from a genomic window of bacterium:
- a CDS encoding TIGR03960 family B12-binding radical SAM protein, with amino-acid sequence MKKNPINIDSLLPLVRRPARYIGGEFGAIKKKEAEDSLRFCLCFPEIYEVGICHTGGLILYKAVNDYPKLVCERAYCPAKDMDEILREKNIPLFSIESKISLSAFRVVGFSLEYEMSFTNVLEMLDLANVPIYADKRSEEDPIVIAGGPCVFQPEPIAPFFDLIVIGDGEIILPEILEKIRVSNLDRRALLSELSQFEGVYVPSLYREIFQGCEFKGFEPIDAALNRPFPIKSIQVYNFQDYKPQPIVPWVEAIHDRLSVEVMRGCGRGCRFCSAGWIYRPVREKDPDLIIEETTEQIAKTGWEEIGLLSLSATDYSEIRTVLSRLSPIADKKMLSISLPSIRPNEIDATTLTVLSMVRKSSMTFAPEAATERLRKVINKSIDIDELLKTMELIFSHGWKTIKLYFMVGLPTETEEDVLSIADLCIKCDNIARKYRAKINVSISPFIPKPHTPFAWEGQISAGEIKHRVGLVKSALSRRKIKITGRDSFLSSIETILSRADRRISKVIEEAWKLGGGFAAWDENNDVYIWKEAFENTEYDFNKQLLPLDPNEVAPWELVSKGVPKSFLLNEREKAYSTKYSPSCFERGGCNNCGICDFYTQDESTRQKAHVPKITSVNSDYGRRVKTRRIKPIASNLVRVRYSKTGNTRWLGHLDTTRTLIRAIRRAEWDMAYSEGHHKHPKIAFGPPLPTGYQSRAEFMDIEFVSSIPSIHDLSSNLPNGMEIINDERIFKKGSSLFDSIGAALYRVFLPEDIAERYTESLESLFLRDVIPFTRRGKEIDIKRFYKAHSFEKADNNGVNLFLILNCNSQGSGRPDEYISFVGIKQPFAHGIEYIREELMVEHADIYFDPFGGRWGTWDEWILHEHN; translated from the coding sequence ATGAAAAAAAACCCAATCAATATAGATTCTCTGCTTCCGTTAGTTCGAAGACCGGCTAGATATATTGGCGGAGAATTTGGTGCTATTAAAAAGAAAGAAGCTGAAGACTCGCTTCGATTTTGTCTTTGTTTTCCTGAAATCTACGAGGTTGGGATTTGCCATACTGGAGGATTAATTCTCTATAAGGCCGTGAATGATTATCCCAAGCTTGTTTGCGAGCGCGCCTACTGCCCGGCAAAAGATATGGACGAGATTCTAAGAGAAAAGAATATTCCACTTTTTTCAATTGAGTCCAAGATTTCACTTTCGGCTTTCAGGGTTGTGGGCTTTTCACTCGAATATGAGATGTCGTTTACTAATGTGCTTGAAATGCTCGATCTCGCTAATGTTCCAATCTATGCTGATAAGAGATCGGAGGAAGATCCGATAGTAATCGCTGGAGGGCCTTGCGTATTTCAGCCCGAACCGATAGCACCTTTTTTCGATCTAATTGTAATTGGCGACGGTGAGATTATTTTGCCTGAAATTCTCGAAAAAATCCGGGTTTCTAATCTAGATAGAAGAGCATTGCTTTCAGAATTATCTCAATTTGAGGGAGTATATGTTCCTTCGCTGTATCGAGAGATATTTCAAGGCTGCGAGTTTAAGGGATTCGAGCCTATTGACGCAGCCTTAAATAGACCCTTTCCTATAAAATCTATACAAGTATATAATTTCCAGGATTATAAACCACAGCCTATAGTTCCATGGGTAGAAGCAATCCATGATAGATTGAGTGTCGAGGTTATGCGAGGGTGTGGGCGTGGCTGTAGATTCTGCTCAGCTGGATGGATATATAGACCTGTTAGAGAGAAAGATCCCGATTTGATAATCGAAGAAACAACGGAACAAATTGCAAAAACTGGCTGGGAAGAAATTGGCCTACTCTCGCTTTCGGCAACAGATTATAGCGAAATTAGAACGGTTTTGAGTCGGTTAAGTCCTATTGCGGACAAAAAAATGCTCAGTATCTCGCTACCGTCAATTCGTCCGAATGAGATAGATGCCACCACTTTAACCGTGCTTTCAATGGTTCGAAAGTCATCCATGACTTTTGCCCCGGAAGCAGCTACAGAAAGACTCCGAAAGGTAATAAATAAGAGCATAGATATTGACGAGCTTCTAAAAACGATGGAGCTTATTTTTTCTCACGGTTGGAAAACAATAAAGCTTTATTTTATGGTAGGTCTTCCAACTGAAACAGAAGAAGATGTTCTGTCTATTGCGGATTTATGTATTAAATGTGATAATATTGCCAGAAAATACAGAGCTAAAATCAACGTATCGATATCGCCTTTTATACCTAAACCACACACGCCTTTTGCTTGGGAGGGACAGATTTCGGCAGGAGAGATTAAGCACCGCGTGGGTCTGGTGAAATCGGCTCTTTCCCGCAGGAAAATCAAGATAACAGGACGAGACTCATTTCTTTCGAGTATAGAAACAATACTTTCCCGAGCTGATAGACGCATTTCTAAGGTTATCGAAGAGGCATGGAAACTGGGTGGTGGTTTCGCTGCTTGGGATGAGAATAATGATGTTTATATTTGGAAAGAAGCATTCGAGAATACCGAATATGATTTTAATAAACAGCTTTTACCACTCGATCCAAATGAAGTAGCCCCTTGGGAACTCGTCTCTAAAGGCGTTCCTAAATCTTTCTTATTAAATGAAAGAGAAAAGGCTTATTCAACAAAATATTCACCGAGTTGCTTTGAGCGTGGAGGGTGTAATAATTGCGGTATATGTGACTTTTATACTCAGGATGAATCAACAAGACAAAAAGCCCATGTTCCCAAAATAACATCGGTCAATTCCGATTATGGAAGAAGGGTAAAAACTCGGAGGATCAAACCTATTGCTTCTAATCTCGTTCGAGTCAGATATTCTAAAACAGGAAATACCAGATGGTTAGGGCATCTCGACACAACACGGACTTTAATCCGCGCTATTCGTAGAGCAGAATGGGATATGGCATATTCAGAGGGACATCACAAACACCCAAAAATTGCCTTCGGACCTCCTCTTCCAACTGGTTATCAAAGCAGAGCGGAATTTATGGATATCGAGTTTGTTTCCTCCATTCCATCAATACATGATTTATCATCCAACCTCCCAAATGGAATGGAAATTATTAATGATGAAAGAATATTTAAAAAGGGCAGTAGCCTTTTTGATTCCATAGGTGCTGCACTCTATAGAGTCTTCCTTCCAGAAGATATCGCCGAGCGCTATACAGAATCACTGGAAAGCCTATTTTTAAGAGATGTGATACCATTCACCCGTAGGGGGAAAGAAATTGATATTAAACGATTCTATAAAGCGCATTCATTTGAAAAGGCAGATAATAATGGAGTTAATTTATTCCTTATATTGAATTGCAATTCACAAGGTTCCGGCAGACCGGATGAATATATTTCTTTTGTCGGTATCAAGCAGCCCTTTGCTCATGGAATAGAATATATTCGTGAAGAGCTTATGGTTGAACATGCAGATATTTACTTTGACCCCTTTGGAGGAAGGTGGGGAACTTGGGATGAATGGATTTTACATGAACATAATTAA
- a CDS encoding Na/Pi symporter — protein MDVKLKEKLITTSKVVGLFVFLYLFLVSIEMMSCSFKMFGSDFASRLFTLTSNPLIGLFIGILATSLVQSSSCTTSVVVGMVAAGVVPIRGAIPIIMGANIGTTVTNSLVSLAHITRPTEFRRAFSGAIIHDVFNMLSVLIFLPLESFTHYLEKSAIFLSGIFCGVGGFKIASPLKVLVSPLAEFILSLIAGSISNAKLAGILGLVLAFAFLFVALTQLVKAMKSLVIGKIERLLHNYLFAKPLRSLVIGMLLTAIIQSSSVVTSLAVPLVGAGILSLEQVFPYTIGSNIGTTITALLAALVTQSPVAIATSFVHLLFNLSGMAIWYPLRKIPISLAKFIASYVTKKRGFALIYICLLFYGIPLLLIFLTKGF, from the coding sequence TTGGACGTAAAATTAAAAGAGAAATTAATTACGACATCGAAGGTTGTCGGATTATTTGTCTTTTTATATTTATTTCTAGTAAGTATCGAGATGATGTCATGCTCATTCAAGATGTTCGGGAGTGATTTTGCCTCGAGACTATTCACTTTAACCTCCAATCCACTTATCGGTTTATTTATTGGGATATTGGCAACTAGCCTTGTGCAGAGTTCCTCATGCACAACCTCTGTTGTAGTGGGCATGGTGGCAGCTGGAGTTGTGCCAATTCGGGGAGCTATCCCAATAATAATGGGGGCAAACATAGGAACCACAGTCACAAACTCGCTTGTTTCCCTAGCCCATATAACCAGACCGACCGAGTTTAGAAGAGCATTTTCCGGCGCAATAATCCATGATGTGTTTAATATGCTTTCGGTTTTAATCTTTTTGCCACTCGAAAGTTTCACTCATTACCTCGAAAAATCAGCTATTTTTCTATCCGGAATATTTTGCGGTGTTGGCGGTTTTAAAATTGCTAGTCCCCTGAAAGTGTTAGTTTCTCCTCTGGCTGAATTTATTCTATCTTTAATCGCAGGTTCCATATCCAATGCAAAACTAGCAGGTATTTTAGGCCTTGTCTTAGCTTTTGCATTCCTTTTCGTTGCTTTAACTCAACTAGTTAAAGCAATGAAATCTCTCGTTATTGGCAAGATAGAACGTTTACTGCATAACTATCTATTTGCCAAACCTCTAAGAAGCCTTGTTATCGGTATGTTACTTACAGCAATAATTCAGTCGAGCTCGGTGGTTACATCCCTAGCGGTGCCCCTGGTAGGGGCCGGCATATTGTCTTTAGAGCAGGTTTTCCCATATACAATCGGTTCCAATATCGGAACAACAATTACAGCTCTTCTTGCCGCGCTTGTCACACAAAGCCCTGTCGCCATCGCTACATCCTTTGTCCATCTTCTTTTTAACCTCTCAGGAATGGCTATTTGGTATCCTCTTCGTAAAATACCAATTTCTTTGGCGAAGTTTATAGCCAGTTATGTAACGAAGAAAAGGGGTTTTGCACTTATATATATCTGCCTATTATTTTACGGAATACCATTACTTTTAATATTCCTAACGAAAGGATTTTAA
- a CDS encoding cupin domain-containing protein yields MFVINRNDIEAFITKDKSEIREIMSPANSNIERQSLAEAIVYPGDSTIIHIHKTSEEIYYILEGKGLMEINNEQQPVKKGDAIANLPGVPHRIKNTSNTPLVFLCMCTPRYTHEDTVLLEKK; encoded by the coding sequence ATGTTCGTTATAAATAGAAACGATATCGAGGCTTTTATCACTAAAGATAAAAGTGAAATTAGGGAGATAATGTCTCCAGCTAATAGCAACATTGAACGCCAATCGCTAGCCGAAGCCATCGTATATCCAGGCGATTCAACTATAATCCATATTCACAAAACCTCGGAGGAAATATATTATATTCTCGAGGGCAAAGGGTTGATGGAGATAAATAACGAACAACAACCAGTAAAAAAAGGTGATGCTATAGCCAACCTCCCGGGCGTGCCGCATAGGATTAAAAACACCAGCAATACACCACTGGTCTTCCTTTGTATGTGCACTCCGAGATATACTCATGAAGACACTGTCCTGCTCGAAAAAAAATAA
- a CDS encoding nodulation protein NfeD produces MRNVFITILLLVSTFAVAESVPLITIDGAINPVSAKFILRNLEQAQEEGASCFIILLDTPGGLMTSTEDLTRAIMSSDVPVVVYVYPRGGRAASAGVFISYSSHIVAMTPGTRIGAAHPVSMMGSGGKSDSTETMMEKVANDAVANVRAMALERGRNPDWPEKAVRKSESITADKALELGVVDLIAEDVEDLLIKINGLAYGLEKEDTLRLKKPVAIERKMTNVEDFLFVILNPNIAYMLMMLGMVGIYLELQNPGGILPGVVGAISILLALYAFQILPVNYVGIAFLILAVALFILEANTPTFGLLTTGGVVSMLAGSFLLTSGNATLFTISWSVILPTVALAAIISIFVLWKAVKARISQPKTGKEGMIGLKGVVVEKASPNLKNSYIEIHGELWAAFGEGLSLGNEVVVIAIESGKLKVKKV; encoded by the coding sequence ATGAGAAATGTATTTATTACTATATTATTATTAGTCTCGACTTTTGCCGTGGCAGAATCTGTCCCTCTCATTACTATAGATGGTGCAATTAATCCCGTTAGTGCGAAATTTATATTGCGTAACCTCGAACAGGCGCAGGAAGAGGGCGCATCCTGTTTTATTATTTTATTAGATACGCCGGGCGGTCTTATGACCTCGACAGAAGACCTCACCCGTGCTATTATGTCATCAGATGTGCCGGTTGTTGTTTATGTGTATCCTCGCGGAGGACGAGCAGCAAGCGCGGGGGTATTTATTTCTTATTCATCACATATTGTGGCTATGACACCTGGAACTCGCATCGGTGCAGCTCATCCTGTTTCGATGATGGGCTCTGGTGGCAAATCGGACTCGACCGAGACCATGATGGAAAAAGTAGCCAACGATGCAGTAGCCAATGTCAGGGCCATGGCCTTGGAACGAGGTAGAAATCCCGATTGGCCGGAAAAGGCGGTTCGTAAATCCGAGAGTATTACCGCCGATAAAGCGCTAGAGTTGGGTGTTGTCGATCTTATTGCTGAGGATGTTGAGGATTTATTAATCAAGATCAACGGTTTGGCATATGGTCTAGAAAAGGAAGATACATTAAGGCTTAAAAAGCCTGTTGCAATCGAACGAAAGATGACCAATGTCGAGGACTTCCTATTCGTTATTTTGAACCCAAACATTGCATATATGTTGATGATGCTCGGAATGGTTGGAATTTATCTGGAACTTCAAAATCCGGGGGGAATACTACCGGGTGTCGTGGGGGCAATTTCGATATTACTTGCTCTTTATGCATTTCAAATACTACCTGTTAATTATGTAGGCATAGCCTTTTTAATATTGGCAGTCGCACTTTTTATTCTCGAAGCTAATACACCTACGTTTGGTCTTTTAACTACAGGAGGGGTTGTTTCGATGTTAGCTGGAAGTTTTCTTTTGACGAGCGGTAACGCTACGCTCTTCACTATATCGTGGTCAGTTATTTTACCAACAGTCGCGCTTGCGGCTATCATATCTATATTTGTTTTATGGAAGGCTGTAAAGGCGCGGATTTCCCAACCAAAAACTGGCAAAGAAGGCATGATCGGTTTAAAAGGTGTGGTTGTGGAGAAGGCTAGTCCAAATCTGAAGAATTCTTATATTGAGATTCACGGAGAGCTATGGGCGGCATTTGGCGAAGGCCTCAGTCTTGGGAACGAGGTTGTTGTGATCGCTATCGAATCCGGCAAACTTAAGGTGAAAAAAGTCTGA
- a CDS encoding peroxiredoxin, producing the protein MENKNKLIGNPAPEFQLLSANSKEHSLSEFHGKWIALYFYPKDNTSGCTKEAQAFSALKPEFEENGASIIGISPDSPQSHARFIEKQELSILLLSDPSHEVIEKYGAWQLKKNFGREYHGVVRSTLLIDANGVIAYHWLKVKVQGHAEAVLSKLKELKDK; encoded by the coding sequence TTGGAAAATAAAAACAAATTAATCGGCAATCCTGCTCCTGAATTTCAACTTCTTTCAGCTAACAGCAAAGAGCATTCTCTCTCAGAGTTCCACGGAAAATGGATTGCTCTTTACTTCTATCCTAAGGACAACACTTCTGGTTGCACCAAAGAAGCCCAAGCATTCAGTGCCCTGAAACCGGAATTCGAGGAAAATGGGGCTTCGATTATCGGGATAAGTCCTGACTCACCTCAAAGCCACGCAAGATTTATCGAAAAACAGGAATTATCTATTCTACTTCTCTCCGATCCATCGCACGAGGTTATAGAAAAATATGGAGCATGGCAACTCAAGAAAAACTTCGGAAGAGAATACCACGGTGTAGTGAGAAGCACGCTCTTGATAGACGCTAATGGAGTAATCGCCTACCATTGGCTCAAAGTTAAGGTTCAAGGACACGCAGAGGCGGTGCTTTCTAAACTTAAGGAGTTAAAAGATAAATAA
- a CDS encoding methyltransferase domain-containing protein produces the protein MNIIKGLPARMLTYRALLAAHRGAGLEGYLDRLLAQEALSIQDNALAYAICMAVYRHLFKIDRIIDEFTPSKKIDDEIRIILQMGTAQWLYFSKIPSHAIVSTSVDLVRKIKKSSATGFVNAVMRKITSSKIYSFDYANDIEKISVEYSHPRWLIERWIKRYGMDFTIALVEANNEEPPLTIRVNTRALNVEDMQNQLLSVGIANSADEDYPEYLTIEEKRNPAMLPGFTQGHFTVQDPAFGLPVWILAPRPGEKVLEIGCAPGGKLSHLAEIAGGDIELHGVDISPERIGFTSNNLDRLGLLEDVHLQIADVLDLDMKGYYDAILLDVPCSSLGVIRRHPEIRYNRKPDDIESLAILQHKLIDKAVSLLAPRGRLIYCSCSTEPQEGEDHFSVLPAGMRFKKIISGIPSKYKEGDFVRTWPQRDNLDGAFIASVELES, from the coding sequence ATGAACATAATTAAAGGTCTTCCGGCTAGAATGTTAACCTATCGCGCCCTTTTGGCAGCCCATAGAGGTGCTGGATTGGAAGGCTATCTCGATAGGCTTCTCGCTCAGGAGGCATTATCCATTCAGGATAACGCCCTGGCCTATGCTATATGCATGGCAGTATATAGACATCTTTTCAAAATCGATCGAATAATTGATGAGTTTACACCGAGCAAAAAAATCGATGATGAAATAAGAATAATCTTGCAGATGGGCACTGCTCAATGGCTTTATTTTTCTAAAATACCTAGCCATGCAATCGTATCTACATCTGTTGATTTGGTCCGCAAGATTAAAAAGAGCAGCGCAACAGGCTTCGTAAATGCTGTTATGCGAAAGATAACTTCCTCTAAAATTTATAGTTTTGATTATGCGAACGATATCGAGAAAATAAGTGTGGAATACTCACATCCGAGATGGCTTATTGAAAGATGGATAAAAAGATACGGCATGGATTTCACGATCGCCTTGGTCGAAGCAAACAATGAAGAACCACCATTGACTATTCGAGTTAACACTCGTGCTTTGAATGTCGAAGATATGCAGAACCAGCTTCTTTCAGTGGGTATTGCAAATTCGGCCGATGAAGACTATCCCGAATATTTAACTATCGAAGAAAAACGAAATCCAGCGATGCTCCCCGGATTTACCCAAGGCCATTTCACAGTTCAAGATCCAGCTTTTGGCCTCCCGGTTTGGATTCTTGCCCCAAGACCTGGAGAAAAGGTGCTGGAAATCGGTTGTGCCCCCGGGGGTAAGCTTTCCCATCTTGCTGAGATTGCGGGAGGCGATATTGAGCTTCATGGTGTCGATATATCACCCGAAAGGATCGGTTTTACAAGTAATAATCTTGATCGTTTAGGGCTTCTCGAAGATGTTCATCTTCAAATTGCCGATGTTTTAGATCTTGATATGAAAGGGTATTATGATGCTATATTGCTTGATGTGCCGTGTTCTTCTCTTGGTGTAATTCGTCGTCACCCGGAGATAAGATATAATAGAAAACCCGATGATATTGAAAGTTTGGCAATTCTTCAACACAAACTCATCGATAAGGCAGTATCGCTCTTAGCGCCAAGGGGTAGGCTTATTTATTGTTCTTGCTCGACAGAGCCACAGGAGGGTGAGGACCATTTTTCTGTGTTACCTGCTGGCATGAGATTTAAAAAGATAATATCTGGTATTCCGTCAAAATATAAAGAGGGTGATTTTGTCCGAACTTGGCCGCAAAGAGATAATCTCGATGGCGCTTTCATCGCGTCGGTCGAACTAGAAAGCTAA
- a CDS encoding T9SS type A sorting domain-containing protein: protein MKKIICMMLMLTAILITNSLVAEVLEPCDVCTNQLIALQIYNDPYYQGGSLVSPSSTSDDLSCCPGMLADGEVAHRDFPDTLAFGNTIDSLITLFSSDTIVPYSTSATWWHQDLFPGTSIEVPPQVQECCCVDGIFWKAKMFDDATSTWSEWTDVHQAGQGNTSFGTILVAAISTGAFKQPGYGGNMSFECNVDSVAIYVWDCANEPGMEGTLGEFAAKVATYPDNSSMGLDTLILRRWAIPTGIDENPKLPREYFISQNTPNPFNATTAIQYGLPEEAEVRVDVTNLLGQRVATLVDERQSAGFKRLIWDGRDNVGHELPSGVYFYQIKANSFIDKKRAILMK from the coding sequence ATGAAAAAAATAATCTGCATGATGCTAATGTTGACAGCAATTCTCATTACGAATTCACTCGTCGCTGAAGTGCTAGAACCATGTGATGTTTGCACCAATCAGCTAATCGCGCTCCAGATCTATAATGATCCCTATTATCAAGGTGGAAGTCTGGTGTCGCCGTCAAGCACTTCTGATGATCTAAGTTGTTGTCCCGGGATGTTGGCCGATGGCGAAGTAGCTCACAGGGACTTTCCTGATACTTTGGCGTTTGGGAACACGATAGATTCGCTTATTACTCTATTTTCCAGCGATACGATTGTACCATATTCAACTTCTGCTACTTGGTGGCACCAAGATTTGTTTCCAGGAACTTCTATAGAGGTTCCTCCTCAAGTTCAGGAATGCTGCTGTGTAGATGGTATTTTTTGGAAAGCAAAGATGTTTGATGACGCTACATCGACTTGGTCTGAGTGGACAGATGTCCATCAAGCTGGACAGGGTAATACTTCTTTTGGTACAATTCTTGTAGCGGCAATTAGCACTGGTGCATTTAAACAACCCGGTTATGGCGGTAATATGTCTTTTGAGTGCAATGTCGATAGTGTTGCCATTTATGTTTGGGATTGTGCTAATGAACCTGGTATGGAAGGAACCCTTGGCGAATTTGCAGCTAAGGTTGCTACTTATCCCGATAATTCATCTATGGGTCTCGATACCTTGATTCTAAGGAGATGGGCAATCCCGACTGGTATTGATGAGAATCCAAAATTACCGCGCGAATATTTCATCTCGCAGAACACGCCGAACCCGTTCAACGCTACTACGGCTATCCAGTATGGTCTTCCAGAGGAAGCTGAAGTTCGCGTTGATGTTACAAATCTCCTTGGACAAAGGGTTGCTACTCTCGTTGACGAGAGGCAGTCTGCAGGATTTAAGCGCCTCATTTGGGATGGTCGCGACAATGTGGGTCACGAGCTACCGAGTGGAGTTTATTTCTATCAGATTAAGGCTAATAGCTTTATCGATAAGAAGCGCGCTATCTTGATGAAGTAA
- a CDS encoding ABC transporter ATP-binding protein: MGKLIIKDVTLELGGSKILDGLNIDFWDGHIHALVGPNGAGKSTTAFTIMGLEGYRHFSGDIQFMGKSIKNMPIDERARLGITLAWQEPARYEGMRVSAFIKASAKDKSPKAVSSVLDKVGINPDEYLNRAVDKTLSGGERKKIELASILAMKPKLVMLDEPDSGIDVASLNRIFESLKYLKEIGATVILITHSMEVLSHAENAFLICCGKIVDKGDISKITKYFSHQCIPCDHKNHPSFNGGK, translated from the coding sequence ATGGGCAAATTAATTATTAAAGATGTAACTCTCGAACTCGGTGGAAGTAAAATTCTAGACGGTTTAAATATCGATTTCTGGGATGGCCATATTCATGCTTTGGTCGGGCCAAACGGTGCCGGCAAATCAACAACAGCATTCACTATTATGGGCCTCGAAGGCTATCGCCATTTTTCCGGTGATATTCAATTTATGGGCAAGTCTATAAAAAACATGCCGATAGACGAGCGTGCGCGCCTCGGGATCACACTCGCTTGGCAAGAACCGGCTCGATATGAGGGCATGAGGGTTAGCGCCTTCATTAAAGCCTCCGCAAAGGATAAATCACCAAAGGCGGTTTCTTCCGTTCTCGACAAGGTTGGAATCAATCCCGACGAGTATTTGAATCGTGCTGTCGATAAAACACTCAGTGGTGGTGAACGAAAGAAAATCGAGCTTGCTTCGATACTCGCTATGAAACCGAAACTTGTGATGCTCGATGAACCCGATTCCGGAATCGATGTTGCTTCACTCAATCGGATTTTTGAATCCCTTAAATATCTGAAAGAGATAGGTGCTACAGTTATCCTTATTACGCACAGCATGGAGGTTTTAAGCCATGCTGAAAATGCATTTCTTATATGTTGCGGCAAGATAGTTGACAAAGGCGATATTTCAAAAATAACGAAATATTTCTCGCATCAGTGCATTCCCTGCGACCATAAAAACCACCCAAGCTTCAATGGAGGGAAATGA
- a CDS encoding SufD family Fe-S cluster assembly protein, translating to MDAKKLYSAAGLENLMHDPTAPRLTINLNKVTDSKLVKGLKVYTEEMSDGVRVVMNVLNGVVIEKPVHLCFGVLHEYALQHIRMNVRVGEGAKINIFAHCVFPSSVDVKHIMDAEIVVENGAEYRYLERHIHSPLGGITVIPKARVKLAENARFKTDFELIKGRVGLIDIDYETTVAAGSTMEMTSKISGKGDDIIKIKESAYLLGEHAVGVLNSRIAVRDRARAEIYNVLIADAPYARGHVDCKEIVQDDATAKAVPIVEVKNAKAHVTHEAAIGSVDNKQLETLLSRGLSEDEAVDLIIEGLLS from the coding sequence ATGGACGCCAAAAAACTTTATTCAGCAGCTGGTTTGGAAAACCTCATGCATGATCCAACCGCGCCTCGTTTAACGATAAACCTTAATAAAGTCACCGACAGCAAACTCGTTAAAGGCCTTAAGGTTTACACAGAAGAGATGAGTGACGGCGTTCGCGTGGTTATGAATGTTCTCAATGGGGTCGTTATCGAAAAACCGGTGCATTTATGTTTCGGTGTTCTTCATGAATACGCACTGCAGCACATTAGGATGAATGTGCGAGTCGGCGAAGGAGCAAAGATCAACATATTCGCGCATTGCGTTTTTCCATCCTCAGTCGATGTCAAGCATATTATGGATGCTGAAATTGTAGTCGAAAATGGCGCAGAATATCGATATCTCGAGCGTCATATACACAGCCCTCTCGGGGGAATTACAGTAATTCCTAAAGCGAGGGTTAAGCTTGCAGAAAATGCCCGTTTCAAAACGGATTTCGAATTAATCAAAGGGCGTGTTGGTTTAATCGACATCGATTATGAAACCACCGTGGCAGCAGGTAGCACCATGGAGATGACATCTAAGATAAGCGGCAAAGGCGACGATATAATAAAGATAAAAGAATCTGCGTATCTTTTAGGCGAACACGCGGTGGGAGTCTTAAATTCACGAATAGCGGTTCGAGATCGGGCACGCGCCGAAATATACAACGTCCTCATTGCCGATGCACCTTATGCGCGTGGCCATGTCGATTGCAAAGAAATAGTCCAAGATGACGCAACTGCCAAGGCAGTGCCAATTGTCGAGGTTAAGAACGCAAAAGCCCATGTTACACACGAAGCCGCTATTGGCAGTGTCGATAATAAACAGCTCGAAACTCTGTTGTCTAGGGGTCTTTCCGAGGATGAAGCAGTCGATTTGATAATCGAGGGTCTATTGTCATAA
- a CDS encoding epoxyqueuosine reductase QueH, which produces MKVLLHICCAPCAVMCVKNLREEDFDVAGLWFNPSIHPYGEWKKRRSVVVQFAEAVDLPVIYEDKYLLNDNLKLLLEGFDKGKRCEFCYSERLEKTAKIAKKEGFSAFTTTLLYSKYQDHSAIISTAESAATKHGITFLYRDFRPLWGKGITESKKMGLYRQRWCGCIFSELEAEKDRENRKHT; this is translated from the coding sequence ATGAAAGTCTTGCTTCATATTTGTTGTGCCCCCTGTGCTGTCATGTGTGTTAAAAACCTCCGAGAGGAGGATTTTGACGTTGCTGGTTTATGGTTCAATCCATCGATACATCCATATGGCGAATGGAAAAAAAGGCGCTCAGTTGTAGTGCAATTTGCAGAAGCTGTCGATCTACCGGTAATATATGAAGATAAATATCTGCTAAACGATAACCTTAAGCTTCTTCTAGAGGGTTTCGATAAGGGTAAGAGGTGCGAATTTTGTTATTCCGAACGACTCGAAAAAACAGCAAAAATAGCAAAAAAAGAGGGCTTTTCTGCTTTCACCACTACACTTCTTTATTCTAAATATCAAGATCACTCGGCGATAATCTCAACAGCAGAAAGCGCCGCCACAAAACATGGCATTACCTTTCTATATCGAGATTTCAGACCCTTATGGGGAAAAGGTATTACGGAAAGCAAGAAAATGGGGCTCTATCGCCAGCGTTGGTGTGGATGCATATTCAGCGAATTAGAGGCTGAAAAAGACAGGGAAAACAGAAAGCACACTTAG